GGCGTGAAATAGTACAGGACTGCGATCAGCACAATGGCAAGAATGGCCAACACCGGCCATTTGGCGATGTTCCAGACGCCGAGGGCGGCGTCGCCCACGCCCAGCAGGCCGCCGATGGCCTTGGCGACCGGCCCGGAAACCACCAGCATCAGGGCGATGGCGGCAATCATCAGCACGGCTGCCAATGTCACCAGCAGCAGGGCAGGGCGCAGCTTCCAGATCGGGCGGCCCTCGTCGGTGCCGTAAATGCGGTTCATGGCGCGGCTGAACGCGCCCACATAGCCGGAAGCGGACCACAGGGCCGTGACCAGGCCAAGGGCGAACGTCCAGCCGGCGGCCGGCGAGGAGACCAGGTGCTCAATGGGGCCTTGGAGGGTCTGCACCATTTCCCTGCTCACCAGGCGTTCCACGAGGTCCAGCATGACTTTGGTGGTTTGTTGGGCCTGCCCCACCAGTCCCAGGATGGACACCAGTGCCAGAAGGGCCGGGAAGAGCGAAAAGACTCCAAAGTACGTCAGCGCGGCCGCCATGTCGGTGCACGCGTCGGAACTGAATTTACCCAGGGTTCGCTTGAGCACGTACTTCCAGGATTGCGCCGGCAGGCGGTCCGGTTCCTTGGGTTTCCGCGGGTCGTCGGGCGGCGGTGCATTCACCTTGTCAAGGGCGGAGTAGCTCGGTGCGGCGTACTGGCTCATCTGGAAGTCCCTTCCGTGGGGGCCGTGGACATGGTTTCACCCTAGCGTGTGCGGCGGCGGAACAGCCGCGCCATGCGGCTGCGGCGGGCGGGAACCGGACCGGGTTCCGTGGAGGGGGCTCCGGCCCGCTGGGCCGGGGCCGCCCGTGCTTCGGCCCGGGCACGCCACGCGGCGAGTTCGGCGTCGACGTCCCGCAGCCGGGTGGTCACGGGCGGGCCGCCCGTCAGTTGGCGGCGGGCCTCGATGATCCGTGCGTTGAAGTCGGCCAGGATGGCCCGCACGCGCGCCCCGGAGGCCTCGGCGTCCAGTGTCGAGTCGAGTTCAGCGTCCTCCTTGCGCAGCATCAGTGCGGGAGGGCCGAGCCCGCTGACGTGTTCGCGTTGCAGCAGCCCCTTGATCCACCAGTCGGGATCATCGGTGCCGCCCAGGCCGGGGATGGGCTTGCCGGCGTAGGCCAGGTTGTCGAAGTCCCCGCGGGCCATCGCTGCATCAATGGCATTGTTGGCAACCTCCCAGACCTGGTCCGATTCATGAAAGGCCCGCGGCGTGGTATCCCGCCCGTCGCCCTCCGCGTCGAAGGTGCGGCCGGCGGCCTGGGCGTATTCATCGGCCGGTACGGGCGTCTCCGCAGCATCCCGGGCGTCCCGGTACCGGGCCACCTCGAGGGCATGGTCGCGCAATCTGCGTTGCGTGCTGCCGCTTGCCATCCTGCCACCCCGTTTCCGTGCTTCCCCTGCCGGCACTTGCGTGTAAACAACCGTAGGCAGGGGTCCCGGCCCCGGTCAACGCCCTTGATGGGTACTGGCCCCGGGCGCGACAGCTACTGTCCCAGCGCCGCCTTGACGTCCGCCGCCACGAACTCCAGGGCGCGGGCGGCCTCCCTGCGGGCGGCGTCCAAATCCCCGCGGCCGGCCACCGGCACCATGACCTCCAGGTAGCATTTGAGCTTCGGCTCGGTGCCGCTGGGGCGCACGATCACGCGGCTGCCGCTGGCTGTCAGGTACAGGACGCCGTCGGTGGCGGGCAGCTCCGGGGTTCCCACGGCCAGGTCGGTGAATTCCGTGACGGGGGAGCCGTCGAAGGCGGTGGGCGGCTGGGCGCGCAGCCGGGTCATCATGGCGGTGATCTGGCCAAGGTCCTCCACCCGGATGCTGATTTGGCCGCTTGCGTGCAGCCCGTGCTCCAGGGCAAGGTCGTCCAGCACGTCAAACAGGGTGCGGCCCGCGGCCTTGAGCGCGGCAGCCATCTCGGCGATGAGCAGTCCGGCGGACATGCCGTCCTTGTCCCTGACCACCTCGGGGGCCACGCAGTACCCCAGCGCCTCCTCGTAGCCGAATGTCAGTCCCGGCACGCGCGAAATCCACTTGAAGCCCGTCAAAGTCTGCTGATGCCGGTATCCCGCGGAGGCGGCAATCCGGGCCAGGAGCCTGCTGGACACGATCGAGTTGGCGAACACGGGCACCTGGGCGGTGTCCGGCGTTGTGCCTGTTCCGGCACGGCCCCCGCGGGCGGCCAGGTGGGCGCCGAGCAGGGCGCCAACCTCGTCGCCGTGGAATTTGCTCCACTGGCCGGTGGCCGGGTCCAGGGCGCCGACGGCGGCCCGGTCGGCGTCGGGATCGTTGGCCAGCACGACGTCGGCCCCGACCTTCTCGGCGAGGGCGAACGCCAGGTCCATGGCGCCGGGTTCCTCCGGGTTGGGGAAGGCGACGGTGGGGAAGTCCGGGTCCGGGGCGGACTGTTCAGCGACCGCGTGGATGCCGGTGAATCCGGCCCTGGTCAGCACATCCAGCGCGGTGTCATGCCCCACGCCGTGCATGGACGTGTGCACGATGTGCAGTTCCCGTGCGGGGAACTTCCCGGGGTCGGCCAGTGCCGTCACGGCCGTCTTGTAGCTTTCGGCAATCTCGTCGCCCAGCACGCTCCAACCGGCGTCAGCCAGGGCGATGGCGGAGGTGTCGCCGGCCTCCGTGGTGTGTGAAACCTCCGCGATGTGCGCGGCAATGCGGGCATCATGCGGCGCCACGATCTGCACGCCGCGGGCCTCCGGCGCCACGGCACGGCCGCCGAGGTAGACCTTGTAGCCGTTGTCCTTGGACGGGTTGTGGCTGGCGGTGACCATGACACCGGCCTCGCAGTCCAGGTGGCGGACGGCATAGGCCAGGACAGGGGTGGGCAGCGGCGCCGGGAGGAGGAACGTCTCAATGCCTGCCTCCGTGAAGATGGCCGCGGTCTCCCGGGCAAAGGCCTCCGAGTTGTGCCGGGCGTCGTAGCCGACCACCGCGCGGGGGACGTAGGCGGGGGCCCGCTGGGCTGATTCCGGCTGGGAGGCGGTGGCGCCGTCGTGCGTCCCGCCTTGGTGCCGGGCCAGGTCGAGCAGGTGGGCGGACACGCCTGCGGCGGCGCGGCGCACCACGGTCCGGTTCATGCGGTTCGGGCCCGGGCCCATGGCGGCGCGGAGCCCGGCCGTGCCGAACTGCAGATTGCCGTCGAAGCTGTCCTCGAGCTCGGCGGCCGCCTCCTTGCTGCTGCTGGAACGCGCCACGAGCACGCGCAATTGGGCGGCCGTGGCCGGGTCGGGGTCGTGGGACGCCCACTGCGCGGCTGCGGCGGAGAGTGCGGCGGTTTCGAGTGCTGCGGCGGACTCGGAACGGATCTGCGAGGAATGGGTCACTGGACCAATGTAGCGGCAGCGGACCGCCGCGGGGTATCCGGCCGGTCCTGACCGGCGCCGCGCCCGCCGTGGCGGGGCGCCGCCACGTTCGCCGCGGGGGCGGCGCAGAACAAGACAGCGGGGCTACAGCCTGGCGATGATGTCCGCGAGCAGGCGTGAGATGCGCGGGCCCGCGGCTTGGCCGGCCTCGATCACCTCGGCGTGGCTGAGCGGCACCGGGCTGATGCCGGCGGCCAGGTTGGTGACCAGGGAGATGCCGAACACCTCCATGCCCGCGGCGCGGGCGGCGATGGCCTCCAGCGCGGTCGACATGCCCACCAGGTCGGCTCCGATCCGCTTGGCGTACTGCACCTCGGCCGGGGTCTCATAGTGGGGGCCGGTGAACTGGGCGTATACGCCCTCGTCCAGCGACGGATCCACCTCGCGGGCCACCGAGCGCAGGCGGGAGGAGTAAAGGTCGGTCAGGTCAACAAACGTGGCGCCTTCCAGCGGCGAGGTGGCCGTGAGGTTGATGTGGTCGCTGATCAGCACCGGCGTGCCCGGGGCCCATGACTCGTTGAGCCCGCCACAGCCGTTGGTCAGCACCATGGTCCTGGCGCCGGCGGCGGCCGCGGTCCGGACGCCGTGGACCACGGCACGGACGCCCTTGCCTTCATAGAAATGCGTGCGCGAGCCCAGCACCAGCACGTTCTTGCCATCCGGGGTGCGGATGGAGGTGAGGGTGCCCACATGGCCGGCCACCGCCGGGGCGGAGAACCCGGGCACGTCGGCGGCGTTGACGGTGGCGGTGGTCTCGCCGATGAGGCCGGCCGCCTCACCCCAGCCGGAGCCCAGGACCAGGGCGAGGTCGTGCTCTTCCACGCCCGTGGCCTGGGCAATGTGGGCGGCGGCCCGACGGGCGAGCTCCGTCGGGCCGGTTTCGGCAAAAGTCTCTGGTGTGTTCACGAGACCAACTTACCGTCCAAGCCCGTGCGCCACACAGCCGGACGCCGCCATTTCGGAGCCTTGTAGAACTTGGTGCCTGCGGGCGGATAGGCGAGAATGAACAATTGTGACCAGCGATCAAGATGTAACCCAGCCCTTTGCCGTCCCCAGCCTGGCGATCCTTGGCGGTGGTCCCGGAGGCTACGAAGCCGCCATGGTCGCCGCCGCGATGGGCGCCCAGGTGACCGTCGTCGAACGAGCGGGCCTGGGTGGCGCCGCCGTGCTGACGGACGTGGTCCCGTCCAAGACGCTGATCGCCACGGCCGAATCCATGAACCGCAGCATCGACTCCGCCGAACTGGGTGTGAGCTTCAACGCGAACGACGGCGACCTCAAGACCGCGCTGCGCGCGGACCTCAAGCTGGTCAACGCACGCGTGAAGCTGCTGGCCCGCGAGCAGTCCACGGACATCCGCCGCGGCCTCGAGGCGCTGGGCGTGCGCATTGTCATCGGCAGCGGCCGCCTGCTTGACCGCCGCACCATCGAGGTGGACCGCGGCGAGACCAAGGAAATCATCAAGGCCGACGCCGTGCTGCTCTCCGTCGGCGCCCACCCGCGCGAGCTGGCCACGGCCCGGCCCGACGGGGAACGGATCCTGAACTGGACCCAGATCTACGACCTCGACGAACTGCCCGAGGAACTCATCGTGGTGGGCTCGGGCGTCACCGGCGCCGAATTTGCCTCCGCGTTCAACGGCCTCGGCTCCAAGGTCACCTTGATTTCCAGCCGGGAGCAGGTGCTGCCCGGCGAGGATTCCGACGCCGCCGCCGTCCTGGAGGACGTGTTTGCGCGAAGGGGCCTGACAGTGCTTTCGCGGTCCCGCGCCGAGGCCGTCGAGCGCACGGCCGACGGCGTCATCGTCACCCTTGGCGACGGCAGCAGGATCACCGGCACCCACTGCCTGGTCTGTGTCGGCTCCATCCCGAACACCACGGGAATCGGTCTGGAGGCGGCCGGGGTCGAGCTGACCCGCAGCGGCCACATCAAGGTTGACGGCGTCTCCCGCACCAGTGCCCCGAACGTGTACGCGGCGGGCGACTGCACGGGTGTGCTGGCGCTGGCGTCGGTGGCCGCGATGCAGGGCCGCATCGCCGTGGCGCACCTTCAGGGCGACGCGGTCCGCCCCCTGAAGCTCACGCAGGTCTCCTCCAACATCTTCACGTCCCCGGAAATCGCCTCGGTGGGCGTCTCCGAGGCCGAGCTGGCCTCCGGCCGGTATCAGGGCGACGTGGTCAAGCTGTCCCTGCAGACCAACGCGCGGGCCAAGATGCGCAACGTCAACGACGGCTTCGTCAAGATCATTGCCCGCAAGGGCTCCGGGACCGTAATCGGCGGCGTCGTGGTGGGTGCCGGCGCCTGCGAGCTGATCTTCCCCATCGCCCTGGCCGTGGCGCAGAAGCTGCACGTGGACGACGTCGCCAACACGTTCACGGTGTACCCGTCACTGTCTGGTTCCATCGCGGAGGCCGCCCGCCGCCTCCACGTCCACATGTAGCCAGCGCCGCCGCAGGGTCATTCCGGGCCGGCGCCGCGCGGCAGCCGGATGCAAAAGCAGGCGCCGGCGGTCTCCGTGCCGACCGGCTCCACCGTGAGCCGCAGTCCCAGCCGCTGGGCCAGCCGGGCGGCGATGGAGAGCCCCAGCCCGCTGCCCACTGGACGCTGCCCGGCATACCGCCGGTAAAGGACACCCCGTTCAAACGCCACGGCGGCGTCCTGGACGGTCAGCCCGGGACCGCTGTCCCGCACATCCACCGCAACGACGGCGGGTCCCGGACCGTGGGCCGGCCCCTTCCCCGGCCCTGCCGCGGACACCGGCGCTGCCTGCGGATATTCCAGCTTGGCTTCGAGCACGAGCGGCTTTCCTTCCGGCGTCACCCGCAGCGCGTTGCCGACCAGGGCGTCGATGATCTGCCGCAGGCGCTGCCCATCCGTCACGACGTGCAGCGGTCCGCCACCGGCCGGCAGGAGGACTTCCAGCTGCACGCCCGCCTGGACGGCGGCCCCGCGCCAGGCGTCCTTCACCTGGTCCAGGAGGGCCGCGACATCGACGGCACCGACCTCCAAGGCGAAATCCTCCGCCTCCAGGCGCGCCAGCGCCAGCAGGTCCCGGACAAATCCGTCCAGCCGGTCCGTTTCAGCGGCGAGGACCCGTCCCACGCGGGCGATGTCGTCGGGCGGGACGAGTCCGTCGACCATGGCCTCCGCGTATCCCCGCACCGCCGTCAGCGGGGTCCGGATCTCGTGGGAGATGGACAGCAGGAATTCGTGCTGCCGGGCCTCACTGGCCAGCAGGGCATGATCCAAGGTGTTGACCGCCTCGCCGATGGCCCGCACCTCGGTCATGCCGGACGGAGCCAGCTCGACGGTCCGCTCGCCGGCGGCGATGCGGCGGGCGGCCTCCGCGGTGCGCACCAGCGGGCGGGAGAGTCGCCGCGCCAGGAACGTCCCGGCGAGGACCGCAATCAACAGCCCGATGGCCAGGGCCAGCAGCGTGCGCTGCAGCACCTGGGCGGCCGCCGCGTTGACATCCCGCAGCGAACGGGTCAACACCACGCCGCCGCCCCGCTTCAGGGCCCGTGCTTCCACGAGCACCTGGCCGCCGCCCGTGTCCAGGGTGCGCGTCACCTTTTGCCCGCTGAGCACCTGTGCGACGTCGGCCGGCGCCAGGAGGCGGGCGGCGGCGCCCTTGACGGTTCCGGAGGCGCTGATGGTGGACAGGTTGTACGTGTCCGGCCCCAGCAGGGAGCGTTCCCGCAGGTCCAACGCGCGCGATGCCGCGGGGGCCGCCGCGTAGGCGTCGGCCTGGCGGGCGAGCTGCTGCCGGGCCTGCTCCACGGCGGCCGACCTGATGAGGGGAAAGGCAACCAGCCCCGTGACGAGCACCGCCAGGACGGCGACGGCCGCCGTCACCAGTGTTATCCCTCCGCCCACCGAGTGGAGCCACGACGTCGGGCGGTCACGCCTGCGTGGCTCCAGGCGGGCCGGGTGTGCGCGGTCCCCGCCCCTCATGGACTGGCGCTTGTGGCCGGCAGGCTGCGTGCGGTGTAGCCCACCCCGCGCAGGGTGTGGATGGGGCTGGCGGCGCCCAGCTTCGACCGGAGGGCGGCAATTTGGACGTCAACAGTCCGCCCGGGGGTGTAGCTCGCCTGTCCCCACACCGCGGAGAGGAGTTGTTCACGGCTGTAGACGCGCCCGGGCGTGGCCAACAGGTAGGCCAGCACATCGAATTCCCGGGCCGTCAATTCCACGGGAACGCCGCTGGCGGTAACGGTGCGGTTGTCCGGATCCAGCACCACGGACCCGACGCACAGGACGCCACTGCGCGGACCGGCCTGCCCGCGGCGGAGCACCGTCTTGATCCGGGCGACCAGCTCGCGCGGGGAAAACGGCTTGGTCATGTAGTCATCCGCTCCCAGCTCCAAGCCCAGGATCTTGTCCACTTCCTCATCCCGGGCAGTGACGAAAATGATCGGGGTCCAATCATCGCGGGCGCGCAGCCGGCGGCAGAATTCGATGCCGTCCATGCCGGGCAGGCCCACATCGAGGACAATGGCAACCGGTCGCTGGCTGCGGATCATCTCGAGGCCCGCCTCACCGGTGGCCTCGATGTGGACGCCAAAGCCGGCGCGGTGCAGGTACAGGCGCTGGACGTCCGCGATCGCGCCGTCGTCTTCCACTATCAGGATCAGGCCGCGGGACTGCGGCGCTGCCTGGCCGGTCGCTTGTGCCATGGTTCCATTGAACCGCCTGCAGGCGGGCCTGGGGAGCTGCGCCGCGGATTCTTTACCTGGCGCTTACATTCCCCAAACCGGGGATGGACGCCGGTGCGCCATAGTGGAATTCCCACCAACCGGGCAGAACGGGGCAGGGCCCCGCCGCGCCGGGGGAGCCAAGAAGCCCGGCGAGCCAAGAAGGAGCCATCATGAAAAGATCCAGCGTGGACAGCGCCGGCATGGACAGCGCGTCAGGCACCCCCGCCACCGGGGCGCCGTCGGGCAAGCGTTGGCGCAGGCGGGCCACGGCCGCGGCAACCGGCGCGGTGCTCATCGGAGCCGGGATCTTCGGTGCGGCGGCCGCTTCCGCGGCGGGCGCCTCCCCGACGTCAACGGTCAGCCGGAGCGCTGCACCCGCTGCACAGTTGTCCAGTTCTGCGCCATCCGCCTCCACGGCCCCCGGTGCACCGGCCGCAAAATCCGCCGCGAAGCACCATGCCAAGCGTCCGGAGGTCCGTCTGCTCCGCAGGGAACTGCGCATCGACATCCAGGCGAAGGCCGGGTTCGGAGACCGTGCCCACGTGGTGGCGTACGGCCTCATCCACCATCGCTCGGCATTCGCCAAGCTGCCGGAGAAACTGCAGTCCGACCTGATGTCGCTGGAGGCAGCCGCGGCGGGGTCCCGCGACACCGATGCGGCATTGCTGAGGAACACCGCACTGGACGGGGGTTACGGCGCCGCCATCCAAAAGCAGGCCAAGGGCATTGCGGCCAAACTTGCGGCCGCATCCGCAACCGCGGCGCCCGCGCCGGCCACCGCCGCGCCGTAGTGGCCAGGGCGCCCGGGCCGTCCGTGGGAACCTTGCCGTCCGTGGGAACCTTGGGGCGGACCCTGCACCAAAGGCCGTGACGAGCGGCGTGGACCGTGCGGTGTCCGCCACGGAAGTGGGGCTAGGCGGGCGCGGCCTGAAAATGCTCCTCGATCAGGGCCCGCACGTCGCCGTGGCAGCCGCCACAGCCGGTGCCGGCCCGGGTCTGGGCGGACACGTCGGACACGGTCCCGCAGCCGTCCACGATGGCACCGGCAATGGTCTGCTGGTCGACGCCGGCGCAGCGGCAGACCGTCCGTGAAGGATCGCTGGGGGCCGCGGCCGCCGGGCCCGCGCTGTCCAGGACCAGCAGCGCCGAACGGTCCGCGGGGAGTTCGGCGCGGCGTTCAAACAGCAGCACCAGTTCGGCGGCCGCCCGCGGCATGCCCACGCTGACGAACCCCTCCAGCACGCCGCCACGGGTGGCCATCTTCACGTACTTGCCGTGATCGGGATCCGCCCACACGGCGACCCGCAGCGGCGCGCCGCCCCCACCGGGGTGCGCGCCACCAGGATCCCCGGGAAGGGCGTCGAACGGCCCGGCGGCAACGCTCCCGGCGGCCGCCACGTCGACGCCGCGGGCCTTCAGCAGCATGACGGGCGCCGGTTCGGCGGGGAGCGGCGGAGCGGGTGTTTCGGGCCGGACCAGAAACGCGGCCAGCCATTCCGCCTGACGCCATCCCGGCCCGATCATGCCCAGCGGGCCGGCGCTGTCGCGGCACTGCAGGCAGTTGGTGTCAAGGCAGTGGACCTCGGCGCAGTCGCCGATGGCGAACACGTGAGGGTCGTGGTGTGCCTGCAGGGCGTGGTCCACCAGGATGCCGCGGTCCGTCCGCAGGCCGCAACCGGCAGCCACCTCGGTCCGCGGACGCACGCCGCAGGAGAGGACCAGAAGGTCCCCGGAAATGCGCCCGCCGCCGTCGAGCTCGAGGGCCGAAAAGGACGGTTCCGCGGGCGCTGCCGCCGCCGCGGCGCCCAGGACCACCGCCGTCGAACGGGCGTCGGAGGCCACTGTGACGCCGCGGTCCCGCAGCGCCGCCGCCAAGACCCTGCCGGCGTCGGCGTCGATGCTGCGGGCCAACGCGTGGGCTCCGTGGTGGACCACCGCGACGCGGGCGCCTTCCTCCGCCGCGGCCAGTGCCGCCTCCAGGCCCAGGATCCCGCCGCCCAGCACCACCACGCGCCGGCCGTCCAGGACAGCGCGGCGCAGGGCGGCGGCGTCCTTGAGGTCGCGCAGCGTGATGACCCCGGCCGGCAGGGAAACCGGCAGCTGCGGGTCCGCATTGAGCCCACGGAGATTGGGCACCACGGGCCGGGAACCGGTGGCGAAGACCAGCCTGTCGTAGTGCACGTCCCGGCCGTCGGAGAGGTGGACCAG
This genomic stretch from Arthrobacter dokdonellae harbors:
- a CDS encoding sensor histidine kinase — protein: MTAAVAVLAVLVTGLVAFPLIRSAAVEQARQQLARQADAYAAAPAASRALDLRERSLLGPDTYNLSTISASGTVKGAAARLLAPADVAQVLSGQKVTRTLDTGGGQVLVEARALKRGGGVVLTRSLRDVNAAAAQVLQRTLLALAIGLLIAVLAGTFLARRLSRPLVRTAEAARRIAAGERTVELAPSGMTEVRAIGEAVNTLDHALLASEARQHEFLLSISHEIRTPLTAVRGYAEAMVDGLVPPDDIARVGRVLAAETDRLDGFVRDLLALARLEAEDFALEVGAVDVAALLDQVKDAWRGAAVQAGVQLEVLLPAGGGPLHVVTDGQRLRQIIDALVGNALRVTPEGKPLVLEAKLEYPQAAPVSAAGPGKGPAHGPGPAVVAVDVRDSGPGLTVQDAAVAFERGVLYRRYAGQRPVGSGLGLSIAARLAQRLGLRLTVEPVGTETAGACFCIRLPRGAGPE
- a CDS encoding phospho-sugar mutase, translated to MTHSSQIRSESAAALETAALSAAAAQWASHDPDPATAAQLRVLVARSSSSKEAAAELEDSFDGNLQFGTAGLRAAMGPGPNRMNRTVVRRAAAGVSAHLLDLARHQGGTHDGATASQPESAQRAPAYVPRAVVGYDARHNSEAFARETAAIFTEAGIETFLLPAPLPTPVLAYAVRHLDCEAGVMVTASHNPSKDNGYKVYLGGRAVAPEARGVQIVAPHDARIAAHIAEVSHTTEAGDTSAIALADAGWSVLGDEIAESYKTAVTALADPGKFPARELHIVHTSMHGVGHDTALDVLTRAGFTGIHAVAEQSAPDPDFPTVAFPNPEEPGAMDLAFALAEKVGADVVLANDPDADRAAVGALDPATGQWSKFHGDEVGALLGAHLAARGGRAGTGTTPDTAQVPVFANSIVSSRLLARIAASAGYRHQQTLTGFKWISRVPGLTFGYEEALGYCVAPEVVRDKDGMSAGLLIAEMAAALKAAGRTLFDVLDDLALEHGLHASGQISIRVEDLGQITAMMTRLRAQPPTAFDGSPVTEFTDLAVGTPELPATDGVLYLTASGSRVIVRPSGTEPKLKCYLEVMVPVAGRGDLDAARREAARALEFVAADVKAALGQ
- a CDS encoding DnaJ family domain-containing protein — its product is MASGSTQRRLRDHALEVARYRDARDAAETPVPADEYAQAAGRTFDAEGDGRDTTPRAFHESDQVWEVANNAIDAAMARGDFDNLAYAGKPIPGLGGTDDPDWWIKGLLQREHVSGLGPPALMLRKEDAELDSTLDAEASGARVRAILADFNARIIEARRQLTGGPPVTTRLRDVDAELAAWRARAEARAAPAQRAGAPSTEPGPVPARRSRMARLFRRRTR
- a CDS encoding response regulator transcription factor: MAQATGQAAPQSRGLILIVEDDGAIADVQRLYLHRAGFGVHIEATGEAGLEMIRSQRPVAIVLDVGLPGMDGIEFCRRLRARDDWTPIIFVTARDEEVDKILGLELGADDYMTKPFSPRELVARIKTVLRRGQAGPRSGVLCVGSVVLDPDNRTVTASGVPVELTAREFDVLAYLLATPGRVYSREQLLSAVWGQASYTPGRTVDVQIAALRSKLGAASPIHTLRGVGYTARSLPATSASP
- a CDS encoding YihY/virulence factor BrkB family protein, which encodes MSQYAAPSYSALDKVNAPPPDDPRKPKEPDRLPAQSWKYVLKRTLGKFSSDACTDMAAALTYFGVFSLFPALLALVSILGLVGQAQQTTKVMLDLVERLVSREMVQTLQGPIEHLVSSPAAGWTFALGLVTALWSASGYVGAFSRAMNRIYGTDEGRPIWKLRPALLLVTLAAVLMIAAIALMLVVSGPVAKAIGGLLGVGDAALGVWNIAKWPVLAILAIVLIAVLYYFTPNVRQPKFRWISVGAAVALVAMVVASAGFGFYVSNFSKYDKTYGTIAGMIVLLLWIWILNLMLLLGAELDAELERGRQLMAGIKAESELQLPPRDIAASAKKRDRKLLLVAEGRSLRRHAVPEPGPDAAEEKHALWWTAGVGAAVVVATALRRRRKDAAQ
- a CDS encoding purine-nucleoside phosphorylase, producing MNTPETFAETGPTELARRAAAHIAQATGVEEHDLALVLGSGWGEAAGLIGETTATVNAADVPGFSAPAVAGHVGTLTSIRTPDGKNVLVLGSRTHFYEGKGVRAVVHGVRTAAAAGARTMVLTNGCGGLNESWAPGTPVLISDHINLTATSPLEGATFVDLTDLYSSRLRSVAREVDPSLDEGVYAQFTGPHYETPAEVQYAKRIGADLVGMSTALEAIAARAAGMEVFGISLVTNLAAGISPVPLSHAEVIEAGQAAGPRISRLLADIIARL
- a CDS encoding NAD(P)H-quinone dehydrogenase; this translates as MVAAAMGAQVTVVERAGLGGAAVLTDVVPSKTLIATAESMNRSIDSAELGVSFNANDGDLKTALRADLKLVNARVKLLAREQSTDIRRGLEALGVRIVIGSGRLLDRRTIEVDRGETKEIIKADAVLLSVGAHPRELATARPDGERILNWTQIYDLDELPEELIVVGSGVTGAEFASAFNGLGSKVTLISSREQVLPGEDSDAAAVLEDVFARRGLTVLSRSRAEAVERTADGVIVTLGDGSRITGTHCLVCVGSIPNTTGIGLEAAGVELTRSGHIKVDGVSRTSAPNVYAAGDCTGVLALASVAAMQGRIAVAHLQGDAVRPLKLTQVSSNIFTSPEIASVGVSEAELASGRYQGDVVKLSLQTNARAKMRNVNDGFVKIIARKGSGTVIGGVVVGAGACELIFPIALAVAQKLHVDDVANTFTVYPSLSGSIAEAARRLHVHM
- a CDS encoding FAD-dependent oxidoreductase; the protein is MREATASTAGMARTGAPHIVVIGFGPVASRLVDELLPAVRSGDLAVTVVGDEPHAAYNRVLVADLGVGRTTVDDIALADTAELEAAGVVLQLGRCVRRVDRARRLVHLSDGRDVHYDRLVFATGSRPVVPNLRGLNADPQLPVSLPAGVITLRDLKDAAALRRAVLDGRRVVVLGGGILGLEAALAAAEEGARVAVVHHGAHALARSIDADAGRVLAAALRDRGVTVASDARSTAVVLGAAAAAAPAEPSFSALELDGGGRISGDLLVLSCGVRPRTEVAAGCGLRTDRGILVDHALQAHHDPHVFAIGDCAEVHCLDTNCLQCRDSAGPLGMIGPGWRQAEWLAAFLVRPETPAPPLPAEPAPVMLLKARGVDVAAAGSVAAGPFDALPGDPGGAHPGGGGAPLRVAVWADPDHGKYVKMATRGGVLEGFVSVGMPRAAAELVLLFERRAELPADRSALLVLDSAGPAAAAPSDPSRTVCRCAGVDQQTIAGAIVDGCGTVSDVSAQTRAGTGCGGCHGDVRALIEEHFQAAPA